GATTTTGGatacataaatatttagaattctaTTGCCACTAGTTGAAATGACCCTTTTATCATTTTACAATAATTGTACTTATGTATTCTCATTGCTTCttattttaagtacattttaTCTGTTGCAAATATCCTTACTTCTTTCTCTTGTGGATTACAACTGCCAGGGATgtcttcatttattcttaaataCCACCCCAAGCAATTACTTAGATATAAAGTTGACCTCTTGAAAGAAACATATAGTAGATTCTTGTTTTGTAATGCCTTCATTCACTCTATAtcttttaattggaaaatttaatccATCTACATTTCTGATACTTATTACAGTAACTTTGCCTCCTTGTTATAGCTAAAATGATGAATAGGCAGAAATCAGATCAAGCAGGATAAATAAAGGCAACTTACCCCAATCTCTGTCCTCCCCCTCACACATCCAGTGGGGGGAAAATGGgcaattttctgttgttttgcttttcttattttctattttcataggtGTTTAAGAGAAATTTTCATGTAAATTACttgatataaatttatgtataatttaataataatttacctTCATCTGGGGGATTATAATTATAATTGAGATACCCTTACTTATGTGCAATAAGTAGGATATTCAGTACTGTCCATTACAGTGTTATTTAAATTTATCAATCccatttcagaaaaatatcttttgGTTGTACTCTATATAATGAATGTATTGTCCTActgcaatgaataaaataagaaacactTGAGAGAGGATATGGagttaaaaatagtttaaaagtaataaaagaagatggaagaaaagaaaaaaaatcactgaaacaaTTTTAATGGAGACATAACTGTGCTCAGAGTATTGGAAGCAGGTATAAAGATGAACACATTAGAGATCACAGAACTTTCATTATTGTAGATGGGTGACAAGAAGCCATGCCGTCTGCAAGAGCTTCTCAGAATAGTAGAATCAAGGAGAACAGAGCCAAAGCTGAGTAGGGGCCAAGGCTGTATGTAGGGAATATCATCATGAGAGATGTGAGCTGAGTTCTGGGAAGAACACAATCTATCATCCAGTTGTACATTTTTCTCTGAACTgtgcttttcttttgttattctcATGTTTAAGTATAAACTTGAAAACTGCTAACATCTATTTCAATTGTctgaaaggaattaaagaaaggctTCATCTCCATATTAAGGAAGAcacaataaaagaagaagaaattcactTCATCAATCATGCCAGGGATGTGTGATTCTAGAATGTGAGCATGTTATCTTTGGAGTTTGAACCACAAGGCTGAATAGATTGTTGGATAGAAATAAGGATTCAGCAGATTGCTTTGATTGCATCCAGGTACCTAAGATTCCATGGAAGATGGCCTGGGCTTATGGCAatagtgacttttttttccctttggattaACATAGTTCTTGACCAAGTTGATTgacatgataaaattattcatcaACACAAACAATATAGTCCATACTTTATAATTTAGGCAGAAAACATTATACGGAATATTGaaaactacataaataaattcaaGTTTGCTTTGAAGTTTTGGACATTTCACTTAGTATCAGCatgatgtatatacatatgtgtatacaaaTTTAAGTATGAACATAGCAAAAAGGAAATAGATGATTCTACACTTAgaacaacacaaaacacaaatgacCATTATTACTATTTCAAATGTCCACACATAGTAGAATCACATCAATACaaggaaacaaatattttcaggaaatctGTGGTATTGTCAAACGTGTCATTCCCAATTTGTTTAATGAATGCCTATTGAGAAAAATAGAGTTTATTGATAGGCCAAATATTCCCAAACACTTTCTGCATTCCTGCTTTTACATCTTTGTTCCTCAAACTGTAGATAAGGGGATTCAACATGGAAATAAAAGTGGTGTAAAATATTGAAACTACCATGTCATGCTCCAAAGCATAGTTGGATGTTGGTCTTACATAAATGAATACAGCAGTGCCATGAAAAATGCACACGACAGTTAAGTGAGAGCCACATGTAGAAAAgactttcctctttccttcattAGAGTGTATTCTCAGAATAGCCAACAGAATGAAACCATAAGAGATCAGGACAATTAGTATAGTACATATCTCAATAGAGCCAGCAAAATAGAAGAGCAGAAGCTGGTTGGGGCGAGTGTCAGAACAGGAAATTGCAAGGAGAGGAGGGATGTCACAGAAGATGTGGTTGATTATGTTGGATCCACAGAAAGACAGGCTGAAAGTGGCTGTGGTGTGTGTTATAGCATGCAGAATTCCACTAACAAATGAAGCCACAATGAGTGGCACATAGACCCTGGGTGACATGCTTACTGTATATAGAA
This portion of the Ictidomys tridecemlineatus isolate mIctTri1 chromosome 4, mIctTri1.hap1, whole genome shotgun sequence genome encodes:
- the LOC144376632 gene encoding olfactory receptor 5T7-like, producing the protein MKNVTEVAVFVLKGFTDNPELQIFFFFLFLAIYIFTLMGNLGLILLVIGDSRLHNPMYYFLSVLSSIDAFYASVITPNMLVDFLSREKTISFGACAAQMFFAVTCGTTECFLLAAMAYDRYVAIYNPLLYTVSMSPRVYVPLIVASFVSGILHAITHTTATFSLSFCGSNIINHIFCDIPPLLAISCSDTRPNQLLLFYFAGSIEICTILIVLISYGFILLAILRIHSNEGKRKVFSTCGSHLTVVCIFHGTAVFIYVRPTSNYALEHDMVVSIFYTTFISMLNPLIYSLRNKDVKAGMQKVFGNIWPINKLYFSQ